A window of the Mannheimia granulomatis genome harbors these coding sequences:
- the mazG gene encoding nucleoside triphosphate pyrophosphohydrolase, whose protein sequence is MATIEQFLDIVAQLRHPENGCPWDVKQNFDTMLPHLLEETYEVAEAIHTQDRSALREELGDLLLQVVFLSQLAKEEGSFTFEDVVSDIHDKLIYRHPHVFGDVKATNSEEALKNWETQKANDEKHLQQESILDDLPFALPALTRANKLQKRCAKVGFDWDNPQDVLAKVEEELDEVKAEIAQFPQRATELAEELGDLLFATVNLCRHYHTDAEENLRNANVKFEGRFRKVEEIVKKSGKTVKECKLAELDEIWHKIKRVE, encoded by the coding sequence ATGGCAACTATCGAACAATTTCTTGATATAGTGGCACAACTTCGCCACCCAGAAAATGGCTGTCCATGGGATGTAAAACAGAATTTTGACACCATGCTTCCCCATTTATTGGAGGAAACGTATGAAGTTGCTGAGGCCATTCATACCCAAGACCGCTCTGCTTTGCGTGAAGAATTAGGCGATTTATTACTACAAGTGGTGTTTTTAAGTCAGTTAGCAAAAGAAGAAGGTTCTTTTACTTTTGAGGATGTGGTAAGTGATATTCACGATAAATTGATTTATCGTCACCCTCACGTTTTTGGCGATGTGAAAGCCACTAACAGTGAAGAAGCGTTAAAAAACTGGGAAACACAAAAAGCGAATGATGAAAAACATCTGCAACAAGAATCTATTTTAGATGATTTACCCTTTGCCTTACCCGCCCTTACTCGTGCCAATAAATTACAAAAACGGTGTGCTAAGGTCGGATTTGATTGGGATAATCCGCAAGATGTGTTAGCTAAAGTAGAAGAAGAACTAGATGAAGTGAAAGCGGAAATAGCTCAATTTCCACAACGGGCAACAGAACTTGCAGAAGAATTAGGCGATCTATTATTTGCAACTGTAAATTTATGTCGTCATTATCATACCGATGCTGAAGAAAATTTACGTAATGCGAATGTCAAATTCGAAGGTCGTTTCAGGAAAGTGGAAGAAATCGTAAAGAAATCAGGAAAAACAGTAAAAGAGTGTAAATTAGCAGAATTAGATGAAATTTGGCACAAAATAAAAAGGGTAGAATAA
- the accD gene encoding acetyl-CoA carboxylase, carboxyltransferase subunit beta produces the protein MSWLERILGRDSSSSSSAKSKVPEGVWTKCTSCEQVLYSEELQRNQYVCPKCDHHMRIDARTRLLNLLDKDTAVEIAADLEPQDVLKFKDLKKYKDRLTAAQKQTGEKDSFIVLAGKLYDMPVVTASFNFEFMGGSMGSVVGAKFVKAAEKALAEKIPFICFSASGGARMQEALFSLMQMAKTSAILAKMKEQGVPFISVLTDPTLGGVSASLAMLGDINIAEPKALIGFAGPRVIEQTVREKLPEGFQRAEFLLEHGAIDMIVPRKEMRDALARICAKLTNQPTPFKVAELVVEDVE, from the coding sequence ATGAGCTGGTTAGAAAGAATTTTAGGTAGAGATTCATCTTCATCAAGTAGTGCAAAATCGAAAGTCCCGGAAGGTGTTTGGACAAAATGTACAAGTTGCGAACAAGTATTATATAGCGAAGAATTGCAGCGTAATCAGTATGTTTGCCCGAAATGTGATCATCATATGCGTATTGATGCACGTACACGTTTATTAAATCTCTTAGATAAAGATACTGCTGTAGAAATTGCAGCTGATTTAGAACCGCAAGATGTACTGAAATTTAAAGATCTGAAAAAATATAAAGATCGTTTAACTGCTGCTCAAAAACAAACCGGAGAGAAAGATTCTTTTATTGTACTTGCCGGTAAATTATATGATATGCCGGTAGTGACTGCCTCATTTAATTTTGAGTTTATGGGCGGTTCAATGGGTTCTGTGGTCGGCGCTAAATTTGTAAAAGCCGCAGAAAAAGCCTTAGCAGAAAAAATTCCGTTTATCTGCTTCTCCGCATCAGGCGGAGCTCGTATGCAAGAGGCGTTATTCTCTTTAATGCAAATGGCAAAAACCAGTGCGATTTTAGCTAAAATGAAAGAGCAGGGCGTGCCTTTTATTTCAGTATTAACTGACCCGACTTTAGGCGGTGTTTCAGCGAGCCTTGCGATGTTGGGCGATATTAATATTGCTGAGCCTAAAGCATTAATCGGTTTTGCTGGTCCTCGTGTTATTGAGCAAACCGTGCGTGAAAAATTGCCGGAAGGCTTTCAGCGTGCTGAATTTTTATTAGAACATGGGGCAATTGATATGATCGTGCCTCGTAAAGAAATGCGTGATGCTCTTGCCCGTATTTGTGCAAAATTAACCAATCAACCAACGCCGTTTAAAGTGGCAGAATTGGTTGTAGAAGACGTTGAATAA
- the folC gene encoding bifunctional tetrahydrofolate synthase/dihydrofolate synthase yields the protein MNTLIMPKATDSLETWLSYLEQAHSKPIDMGLERITSVAEGLDLLTPAPYVITVGGTNGKGSTCRLLEVALLKAGFRVGVYSSPHLICYNERVRINGELLPDSEHIQAFAEIYAKKTASLTYFEFSTLSALQLFKQHKVDVAILEVGLGGRLDATNIVSPNMAIITSIDIDHVAFLGDNREDIGREKAGIFRENIPVIIGEPNCPNSIREMAKSLNCNAFYRNHDWHFEIKNNLFHWYSKEKSFKDLPLPLIPIPNAGTALAALMQLPFEIDEQIIREALSEAQMTARFQLLTDQDFAKFSQKRPLAQVIIDVGHNPHAARYLAERLQALRQPNQKIYAIFSALEDKDLSGIVKPLDNVIDEWYCAGLDCWRGQTGEAVLEKLAKVLPNSTACSYQTVPEAGLMLFEKAKAEDIILVFGSFYTVADFMLWLDN from the coding sequence ATGAATACATTAATTATGCCTAAAGCCACGGATTCTTTGGAAACGTGGCTTTCCTATTTAGAGCAAGCCCACAGCAAACCTATTGATATGGGTTTAGAACGCATTACTTCTGTGGCTGAAGGCTTGGATTTACTTACACCGGCTCCTTATGTGATTACTGTTGGCGGTACGAACGGTAAAGGTTCTACTTGTCGTTTGTTGGAAGTCGCTTTGCTAAAAGCCGGCTTTCGCGTGGGTGTTTATTCATCTCCGCATTTGATTTGCTATAATGAACGCGTACGAATTAACGGCGAGTTGTTGCCCGATAGCGAGCATATTCAAGCATTTGCAGAAATTTATGCAAAAAAGACCGCTTCACTTACTTATTTTGAGTTTAGTACGCTTTCAGCTTTGCAGCTTTTTAAGCAGCATAAAGTTGATGTTGCTATTTTAGAAGTGGGCTTAGGTGGGCGTTTAGATGCAACCAATATTGTTTCACCAAACATGGCGATTATTACCTCTATTGATATTGACCACGTTGCTTTCTTAGGCGATAACCGTGAAGATATCGGGCGTGAAAAGGCCGGTATTTTCCGTGAAAATATTCCTGTGATTATTGGTGAGCCGAATTGCCCTAATTCCATTAGAGAAATGGCAAAATCGTTAAATTGTAACGCTTTTTATCGGAATCACGATTGGCATTTTGAAATTAAAAACAATCTATTTCATTGGTATTCTAAAGAAAAATCTTTTAAAGATTTACCACTACCATTAATTCCAATTCCAAATGCAGGCACGGCATTAGCGGCATTAATGCAATTACCGTTTGAAATTGATGAACAAATTATCCGAGAAGCATTGAGCGAAGCTCAAATGACCGCCCGTTTTCAGCTTTTAACGGATCAAGATTTTGCAAAATTTTCGCAAAAACGACCGCTTGCACAAGTGATTATTGATGTAGGGCATAACCCGCATGCTGCTCGTTACTTGGCTGAACGTCTTCAAGCATTAAGACAGCCGAATCAGAAAATTTATGCGATATTTAGTGCGTTGGAAGATAAAGATTTATCGGGCATTGTTAAGCCGTTAGATAATGTGATTGATGAATGGTATTGTGCAGGCTTAGATTGCTGGCGTGGCCAAACTGGCGAAGCCGTGCTTGAAAAACTTGCAAAAGTTTTGCCAAATTCGACCGCTTGCAGCTATCAAACTGTGCCTGAAGCCGGTCTTATGTTATTTGAAAAAGCGAAAGCAGAAGATATTATATTGGTATTCGGTTCATTCTATACTGTTGCAGACTTTATGCTTTGGTTAGATAACTAG
- the cpxA gene encoding envelope stress sensor histidine kinase CpxA: MSLLKKFLNFRKRLAYKLITYYGFLLITLVTIAFNFNKFDARNFSSLSVKDQTYFKNESIHTQESLNLDEIFENNLSVETANGFDVILQDKKTGTLSGVNQSNIKALQSFIYETSKMDEPQQRRFENSEIYGPFSVISETNTYNQYFIKAVDAQEEWINTILDTPILMVLILMFLGMPLLWWMSFKITQPVQNLTISANAVATGQLETNPKLETEGIYEIREVGKSFNHMVTSLKLLTQHQQRIISDISHELKTPLARLQLALAILRRKTGEVAEINRIEAEVGKLDQMVKDLLAISRQQLNYQIQKSIFTIDEIWVNVLEDAKFETSQNNIVLIIKQNIKYPAQYSINGAVNSLTSALENLIRNGQKYAKQLLSVSIDIQDENLVLVVEDDGNGVPEHEYENIFKPFYRVDEARARETGGTGLGLAIVQNAVQQHQGHIQVSKSEMGGLKVKLQIPLWTHKE; the protein is encoded by the coding sequence ATGTCATTATTAAAAAAATTCTTAAATTTTAGAAAACGTTTAGCTTATAAGCTGATTACCTATTACGGTTTCTTACTTATTACATTAGTTACGATAGCATTTAACTTCAATAAATTTGATGCTCGTAATTTTTCATCCCTTTCAGTAAAAGATCAAACCTACTTCAAAAATGAAAGTATTCATACTCAAGAAAGTTTAAACCTTGATGAAATTTTCGAAAATAATTTATCTGTTGAAACGGCAAACGGGTTTGATGTTATTTTACAAGACAAAAAAACCGGCACTTTAAGTGGGGTAAATCAAAGTAATATCAAAGCATTACAATCTTTTATCTATGAAACATCTAAAATGGATGAGCCTCAACAACGCCGTTTTGAAAATAGTGAAATCTATGGCCCGTTTTCAGTTATATCTGAAACAAATACTTATAACCAATATTTTATTAAAGCAGTAGACGCACAAGAAGAGTGGATTAACACTATTTTAGATACCCCAATCCTTATGGTTCTTATACTGATGTTCTTAGGTATGCCTCTGTTATGGTGGATGTCTTTTAAAATTACCCAACCGGTCCAGAATCTGACCATATCAGCAAATGCTGTTGCTACCGGTCAGCTGGAAACCAATCCGAAATTAGAAACTGAGGGGATTTATGAAATTAGAGAGGTAGGTAAAAGCTTTAACCATATGGTGACTAGTTTAAAACTACTAACTCAGCATCAGCAAAGAATCATTTCCGATATTTCACATGAGCTAAAAACGCCATTAGCGCGCTTGCAATTGGCTCTAGCAATTTTGCGTCGCAAAACGGGAGAAGTTGCAGAAATCAATCGTATTGAAGCAGAAGTTGGTAAGTTAGACCAAATGGTTAAAGATCTTTTAGCTATTTCTCGTCAGCAACTCAATTATCAAATCCAAAAAAGTATTTTTACTATTGATGAAATTTGGGTGAATGTTCTAGAAGATGCTAAATTTGAAACTTCACAAAATAATATTGTACTGATCATCAAGCAGAATATTAAATACCCTGCTCAATATTCTATTAACGGTGCAGTTAACTCATTAACAAGTGCTTTGGAGAACTTAATTCGTAATGGACAAAAATACGCCAAGCAACTGCTTTCAGTTTCTATAGATATCCAAGATGAAAATTTGGTTTTAGTCGTTGAAGATGATGGTAATGGTGTTCCTGAACATGAGTATGAAAATATTTTTAAACCGTTTTACCGTGTAGATGAAGCAAGAGCGAGAGAAACCGGTGGAACCGGTCTAGGTTTGGCGATTGTACAGAATGCCGTTCAACAACATCAAGGACATATTCAAGTAAGTAAAAGTGAGATGGGTGGTTTAAAAGTTAAGTTACAAATCCCACTTTGGACACATAAAGAATAA
- a CDS encoding MacB family efflux pump subunit: protein MKLIEIENLNKYFGSPDNQTHVLKNINLSIKQGDFVAIIGASGSGKSTLMNIIGCLDTASSGSCKISGKDTQKMTSDELSDLRQRKFGFIFQRYNLLPALTANENVALPAIYAGIDSLSRKMRAESLLDKLGLSDKTQNRPNELSGGQQQRVSIARALMNGGEIILADEPTGALDSKSGETVLEILQTLHQEGHTIIMVTHDPKIAAKASRIIEIKDGEIIQDERLQPYVEQISPVHSSHKNPRFFDQLSESFKMALNAIMAHKMRAILTMLGIIIGIASVISVVALGQGSQQQILANINSLGTNTMDIMNGTGFGDRRANLTKNLTISDVTMLGQQNYVESTTPSSNISATLIYGNTTVTGSVRGVGEQFINVKGLKLVSGRFFTADEVKEIAQVIVIDPNTQKELGINSPVEGNIILVDKKPLRIIGVAQQSNNMNQSSLTLWAPYTTTMQRISGAKQIDALTVKIKDNVESQTAEKSITELLTAKHGKKDFFIINSDTIKQTITSTTNTMTLLISSIALISLIVGGIGVMNIMLVSVTERTKEIGVRMAIGAKQHNILQQFLIEAILICLIGGLIGILFAIAIITTFNTLGENFKMILSVQSVVVAVLCSTLIGIIFGYLPARNASQLNPINALAQE, encoded by the coding sequence ATGAAACTGATTGAAATAGAAAACCTCAATAAGTATTTTGGTTCACCAGATAACCAAACTCATGTACTAAAAAACATTAATCTCAGCATTAAACAAGGAGATTTCGTCGCGATTATCGGTGCTTCCGGCTCCGGTAAATCTACCTTGATGAATATTATCGGTTGTTTAGATACCGCCAGCTCCGGCAGTTGCAAAATCAGTGGAAAAGATACTCAGAAAATGACATCTGATGAGCTATCTGATCTCCGTCAACGCAAGTTTGGTTTTATTTTCCAACGCTATAATCTGCTTCCAGCTTTAACGGCTAATGAAAATGTCGCCTTACCGGCAATTTATGCCGGTATAGACAGTCTATCCCGAAAAATGCGTGCAGAATCTTTATTGGATAAGCTTGGATTATCGGATAAAACACAAAATCGTCCAAATGAATTATCCGGTGGACAACAACAACGCGTCAGCATTGCGCGCGCCTTAATGAACGGCGGCGAAATTATTTTAGCAGACGAACCAACCGGAGCATTAGACTCCAAAAGCGGTGAAACTGTATTAGAAATTCTACAAACCCTACACCAAGAAGGTCATACCATTATTATGGTCACTCATGACCCGAAAATTGCAGCAAAAGCATCACGTATTATTGAAATTAAAGATGGTGAGATTATTCAAGATGAACGTCTACAACCTTATGTAGAACAGATAAGCCCCGTCCATTCCTCACATAAAAACCCCCGTTTTTTCGACCAATTATCTGAATCGTTTAAAATGGCACTTAACGCTATTATGGCTCATAAAATGCGTGCTATTTTAACTATGCTCGGTATTATTATCGGGATTGCTTCTGTCATTTCAGTAGTCGCTTTAGGACAAGGCTCGCAACAGCAAATTCTTGCTAATATCAACAGCCTAGGCACAAATACAATGGATATTATGAACGGCACAGGCTTTGGTGATAGGCGGGCAAACTTAACAAAAAATCTCACCATTAGCGATGTAACTATGCTAGGGCAGCAAAATTATGTTGAAAGCACTACCCCATCAAGCAATATTAGTGCAACGTTAATATATGGCAATACAACAGTAACCGGCTCTGTACGTGGTGTAGGTGAGCAATTTATTAATGTGAAAGGCTTAAAGTTGGTTTCAGGTCGATTTTTTACTGCTGATGAAGTGAAAGAGATTGCACAGGTTATTGTCATCGATCCTAACACACAAAAAGAATTAGGTATAAATTCCCCTGTGGAGGGCAATATTATTTTAGTAGATAAAAAACCATTACGTATTATTGGCGTGGCTCAGCAATCTAATAATATGAACCAAAGCAGCCTTACTCTTTGGGCTCCTTACACTACCACTATGCAACGTATTTCAGGGGCAAAACAGATTGATGCTCTAACGGTTAAAATTAAAGATAACGTAGAAAGCCAAACTGCAGAAAAAAGCATTACCGAACTTTTAACCGCCAAACACGGAAAAAAAGACTTCTTTATTATTAATAGCGATACCATTAAACAAACCATTACCAGCACGACCAACACCATGACATTGCTCATTTCATCCATCGCTTTAATTTCACTAATAGTAGGAGGAATCGGTGTGATGAATATTATGTTGGTCTCGGTGACAGAGCGTACTAAAGAAATCGGTGTTCGAATGGCGATTGGCGCTAAACAGCACAATATTTTGCAACAATTTCTTATTGAAGCTATTCTTATCTGTCTGATTGGCGGATTAATCGGTATTTTATTTGCCATAGCCATTATTACTACATTCAACACTTTAGGTGAGAATTTCAAAATGATATTATCTGTGCAGTCGGTTGTAGTAGCTGTTCTCTGCTCTACACTGATCGGCATTATTTTTGGCTATCTACCTGCACGAAATGCCTCTCAACTGAATCCAATTAATGCCTTAGCTCAAGAATAA
- a CDS encoding GNAT family N-acetyltransferase — MRALVIVTDHKKLSIELNAQGGYFYLPDTVQQINAFPFNNAKAILGREYPFAIYDMRSENGVNFNLEAFAILAGTIQENGTLFLLCPGWDRLEQEKDFDALRWNENNAIACPNFYQHFKKLAEKFGFQIQTSPIELTTSGYFSAKSCSFDLTPEQQKILQNLPLDLADIHLITAPRGRGKSTLAGLLASELAKQHKVLITAPSLAVLPSFLRSLANEEIPFFAPDNLLEQVQQLKISRHQWLFVDEAASLPLPMLNRLCHYFDKVVLTTTTYNYEGTGRGFSFKFLPQLSRSNKHWQLTKPLRWAENDPLEQFVNELLLLEESEQSSDLANFYQLLAHAHYKTTPTDLRRLFDGEQQILHQKYQDEQLIGGIWAVNEGNLDENLTQAIWQGKRRPQGSLVAQYLCFQGNLPQACQLHSVRISRIAVKPEMQNQGIGKRLVSDFILQISEKKQPLDFISVSFGLTELLYRFWSACGFRLVQVTPNKEASSGYRSAMMIYPLSAQGEQFCQEAVQAFRRNFALQPFFSVICADLQNFCQFQPLAELNLSDADWQNLQGFVEQQRTFSAVYVSLKRLYHSDRQKLAFLDNIFEQENAESLKQPKSWLENCRKILQEQLNFKTH, encoded by the coding sequence ATGCGTGCTTTAGTTATTGTGACCGACCATAAAAAGCTCTCTATTGAGTTAAATGCTCAAGGGGGCTATTTTTATCTTCCGGATACAGTTCAACAAATTAACGCATTTCCCTTTAACAATGCTAAAGCCATTTTAGGTAGAGAATACCCTTTCGCTATTTATGATATGCGTTCCGAAAATGGCGTGAATTTTAACCTTGAAGCATTTGCTATTCTTGCCGGCACTATTCAAGAAAACGGTACTTTATTTTTACTCTGCCCTGGATGGGATAGATTAGAGCAAGAAAAAGATTTTGATGCGTTACGTTGGAACGAAAATAACGCTATTGCCTGCCCGAATTTTTATCAACATTTTAAAAAACTCGCTGAGAAATTTGGTTTTCAAATACAAACAAGCCCGATAGAACTCACAACAAGCGGTTATTTTTCAGCAAAATCTTGCAGCTTCGATTTAACGCCAGAACAGCAAAAAATCTTGCAAAATCTACCGCTTGATCTTGCCGATATTCATTTAATTACCGCACCGCGTGGTCGGGGAAAATCCACCCTTGCCGGCTTACTTGCAAGTGAATTAGCAAAACAACATAAAGTGCTAATTACTGCCCCTTCTTTGGCAGTCTTGCCAAGTTTTTTACGTTCGTTAGCAAACGAGGAAATACCCTTTTTTGCCCCAGATAATTTATTAGAGCAGGTTCAGCAACTCAAGATTTCCCGCCACCAATGGCTTTTTGTGGACGAAGCAGCAAGCCTGCCTTTACCTATGCTCAACCGGCTTTGCCACTATTTTGATAAAGTGGTACTAACTACCACAACCTACAATTACGAAGGTACAGGGCGTGGTTTTTCCTTTAAGTTTTTACCTCAACTTAGCCGTTCAAATAAACATTGGCAACTCACCAAACCACTTCGTTGGGCAGAAAATGATCCGTTGGAGCAATTTGTCAATGAATTGCTTTTGCTTGAGGAATCAGAACAAAGTAGTGATTTAGCCAATTTCTATCAGTTACTCGCCCATGCGCATTACAAAACAACCCCAACTGATTTACGCAGATTATTTGACGGTGAACAGCAAATTTTGCATCAGAAATATCAAGATGAGCAACTTATCGGAGGCATTTGGGCGGTAAATGAAGGCAATTTAGATGAAAATCTGACTCAAGCAATTTGGCAAGGCAAACGCCGTCCGCAAGGTAGTTTAGTTGCCCAATATCTCTGCTTTCAAGGCAATCTGCCGCAGGCTTGTCAGTTGCATTCTGTGCGAATTTCCCGCATTGCGGTTAAGCCTGAAATGCAAAATCAAGGCATTGGCAAGCGGTTAGTTTCTGATTTTATTTTGCAAATTTCTGAAAAAAAACAACCGCTTGATTTTATTTCCGTTAGCTTTGGGCTTACCGAACTGCTCTACCGTTTTTGGTCTGCTTGTGGTTTTCGACTTGTGCAGGTTACCCCGAATAAAGAAGCCAGCAGTGGCTATCGTAGTGCAATGATGATTTATCCACTTTCTGCACAAGGCGAACAATTTTGCCAAGAAGCGGTGCAAGCCTTTAGACGTAATTTTGCCCTACAACCGTTTTTTAGCGTAATTTGTGCCGATTTGCAAAATTTTTGTCAATTTCAACCGCTTGCAGAGCTGAATTTAAGTGATGCAGATTGGCAAAACTTACAAGGTTTTGTGGAACAGCAACGCACTTTCTCCGCGGTTTATGTCAGCCTAAAACGACTTTATCATTCAGATAGACAAAAACTCGCTTTTTTAGACAATATTTTTGAGCAGGAAAACGCCGAGAGCTTAAAACAGCCTAAATCGTGGTTAGAAAATTGTCGAAAAATATTACAAGAGCAGTTAAATTTTAAAACTCATTAA
- a CDS encoding response regulator, with product MSKILLIDDDIEFTELLTELLSLEGFDMTVVHNGQSGLDALKSNSNYDLILLDVMMPVLNGIETLKQIRQKYSLPVLMLSARDDEIDRILGLELGADDYLPKPFNDRELVARMKAILRRTASTIQSKEKDGTSPQGIDENSSKLLHFAGVELHSGRQQASYQGKDLDLTGTEFALLKILVRSPGEILSRELLSMEILGKNLTPYDRAIDMHISNLRKKLPEREDGLPWFKTLRGRGYLLVTEK from the coding sequence ATGTCAAAAATCTTATTAATAGATGATGATATTGAATTTACTGAATTATTGACCGAACTATTATCATTAGAAGGATTCGATATGACTGTTGTTCATAACGGTCAATCTGGATTAGACGCATTAAAATCAAATAGTAATTATGACTTAATTCTACTTGATGTAATGATGCCTGTGCTTAATGGTATTGAAACCTTAAAACAAATAAGGCAAAAATATTCGTTACCCGTGCTAATGCTGAGTGCTAGAGATGATGAAATCGATCGTATCCTGGGATTAGAATTAGGTGCTGATGATTATTTACCAAAACCATTTAATGACCGTGAATTGGTCGCACGAATGAAGGCAATTTTACGTAGAACTGCCTCAACGATACAATCTAAAGAAAAAGATGGCACATCACCACAGGGTATTGATGAAAACTCGTCTAAATTATTGCATTTTGCAGGTGTAGAATTACATTCAGGTCGCCAGCAAGCCTCCTATCAAGGAAAAGATTTAGATTTAACCGGTACTGAATTTGCTCTTCTCAAAATTTTAGTCCGTAGCCCCGGTGAAATATTATCTCGAGAATTACTCAGCATGGAGATTTTAGGTAAAAACCTAACACCTTATGATCGTGCTATCGATATGCATATTTCTAACCTTCGTAAAAAACTTCCGGAACGTGAAGATGGTCTCCCCTGGTTTAAAACGCTAAGAGGTAGAGGTTACTTACTTGTAACTGAAAAATAA
- a CDS encoding amino acid aminotransferase, translated as MSMFSHIQAAPADPILGLGEAFKAETRPGKINLGIGVYMTDEGKTPIVKAVKEAEKRLLETETSKTYLTIDGVQAFNAQTQALLFGENAEVITSGRAKTAQSLGGTGALRIAAEFIKRHTAAKNVWISTPTWPNHNAIFDAVGINVKGYRYYNKETNGLDWDNLLADLSQAEAGDVVLLHGCCHNPTGIDPTAAQWEQLAALSAEKGWLPLFDFAYQGFANGLEEDAYGLRAFAKNNRELLVASSFSKNFGLYNERVGAFTLIADNADDANRAFTQIKSIIRVLYSNPSAHGASAVALALADPELKAQWIEELDEMRNRIKDMRNQLVQLLKEKGATQDFSFITEQNGMFSFSGLTPEQVDKLKDDFAIYAVRSGRINVAGITSKNIDKLAEAIVKVL; from the coding sequence ATGTCAATGTTTAGTCATATTCAAGCAGCTCCGGCAGACCCTATTTTAGGCTTAGGGGAAGCATTTAAAGCAGAAACTCGCCCTGGCAAAATCAACCTTGGTATCGGCGTTTATATGACCGATGAGGGCAAAACCCCTATCGTAAAAGCCGTAAAAGAAGCAGAAAAACGTTTATTGGAAACAGAAACCAGCAAAACTTATCTTACTATTGATGGTGTACAAGCGTTTAATGCACAAACTCAAGCCTTACTATTCGGTGAAAATGCAGAAGTAATTACTTCTGGTCGTGCTAAAACCGCTCAAAGTTTAGGTGGCACAGGGGCATTACGTATTGCGGCTGAGTTTATTAAACGCCATACAGCAGCGAAGAATGTGTGGATTTCTACTCCAACTTGGCCAAACCATAATGCAATTTTTGATGCTGTAGGCATTAATGTAAAAGGCTATCGTTATTACAATAAAGAGACCAACGGCTTGGATTGGGATAATTTACTTGCCGACTTAAGCCAAGCAGAAGCGGGCGATGTGGTATTACTGCACGGTTGCTGTCATAACCCAACAGGGATTGACCCTACAGCCGCACAGTGGGAGCAATTAGCCGCATTATCCGCAGAAAAAGGTTGGTTGCCACTCTTTGACTTTGCCTATCAAGGCTTTGCTAATGGTTTAGAAGAAGATGCTTACGGTTTAAGAGCCTTTGCAAAAAATAACCGTGAATTATTAGTGGCAAGCTCATTCTCCAAAAACTTCGGTTTATATAACGAGCGTGTAGGGGCGTTTACTTTAATTGCGGATAACGCAGATGATGCTAACCGTGCATTTACGCAAATCAAATCGATTATTCGTGTGCTTTACTCTAACCCGTCAGCTCACGGTGCAAGTGCCGTTGCATTAGCATTAGCTGATCCTGAATTAAAAGCACAATGGATTGAAGAGTTAGACGAAATGCGTAACCGCATTAAAGATATGCGTAATCAACTTGTTCAATTATTGAAAGAAAAAGGGGCAACCCAAGATTTCTCTTTCATTACCGAACAAAACGGTATGTTCTCATTCAGCGGTTTAACGCCAGAACAAGTCGATAAATTAAAAGATGACTTTGCAATTTATGCTGTACGTTCAGGCCGTATCAATGTGGCTGGAATCACCAGCAAAAATATTGATAAATTAGCAGAAGCAATCGTGAAAGTGCTTTAG